In Erpetoichthys calabaricus chromosome 11, fErpCal1.3, whole genome shotgun sequence, the DNA window AAGAGTTGTGCAGTACACACAGTGAGGACAGCaaacattttctcagttttaaaGACAATCCATGGGTTTCTGGGGAAATTTTTAAAGGTAGCAAAATGCTTCAAGGAGATGATGTGTTTTCCACTTCTTCACTTAGCTTGTCTTCAGACTCTGATTGTTCATTTCTTCTGCCTACTGCCTACTACTTGAATGACTCCAGATTAGAATTTCTAGAACAACAtgataaaaagaaagagacaaactaTAATTTGAATGCCCTTGGGGAAGATGGCAACAGTTCTAACCTAAATGCTTTGGGGGAAATTAGCAGCCCACCTGAAAACATGTATGCACCTGCATACTTCTGTAATGAAGAAATTGAAAAACATAAAGAAGGCTGCAATCAGAGTGAAAAAATCTTTTCAGAGACTGCCTGTTCTATACAGCTGTCTAACGAGCAGACACAAATGCCTAAGTTGGAAAGGTATGACGATTCAGTACAATGCAATTTTAACAATGACAGCCTTTCTGATGTTTTAACAGCCAGTACTAACGCACAGTTGTGTACTGAGTTCATccttaataaattacttcacagtAGTTTGGCAAATATAGCATCTTCCGAATGTTTGGATGAACCTTCTACCTTCAACCAAGAAAAATTCACTTTTGGTGGAATTTCTCCAGGTGTTTCCTGTATAAGTGCACTTAGTAATGCACCATCCACAGACCCTCTCAAAAGCAACTGTACACATCTGCTGGAATCCAAAAACCGGAGTAACACACCCTGGCCCAAAATACAAAATTCATCATCCATGAAGAGCAGCTGTTTTGAGAACATGTCGTCGTCGTCTTCTTCCTCTCCTCTAATTGAGCAGTCAGACAGTGATTCTGGGATTTGCTATGTGGACCAAAAACAACTACAATGGCACAGGCTCAATACGGGAAATCCAGTACAGCACATTTTCCCCAGGTTTACTGCTGACAATGAGGTAGCattctttacttcttctcccctTCCATCCATCCAAGAGAGTATTAATTATTTAGAGTGTTTTTGAGCAAATGTCTGGAGGTTTGTCTACCTCCACAACATACAGTAAGAGCTGCAACACTACAGCTAGAACTGCCTCTTGAGGTGGCGTACATGTAGTTAGTGaggtttttgcttttaattttagtttcagGATTGCAAAATGTGGATTGATGTTTGTTCGGCCACAGGTTTGTCAAGAGTGAGCATAACAGGAATACAGTCCCTTGACAACGTAGTTTCAGGGTTCCCGGAGGCTGTCTGTTAAACTCCAAAGAATAATTGGAATTTGTTTCTTGGGGAAGGAGAATTTATTTTTCACACCATGTCTCTATTCAAATTTTGATATAAAATCACTCAgtttatggaagaagatgaacagaaataaataatttgtCAAAGGTTACCTTGTTTTAACAGTGTTAAAACTTAACACTGTTAACTTGTGTAACAGACAGCTCTAATCAAAGTAACATAAAACTAGTATTTTTCAGTGTGGCCATTAAAAGAGTTTGGATTTTCATTTCCGTCTTATAGGTAAAATAATTTTGGTTGTTATGAAACCTAAAAAGCTACTcttgatgaaaagaaaaaaggtttgtgTCATAAAATTAGGTGGTGAGGGTGCAAAGGTTTAAAGTCCTCAATGGTGGTCTGTCTTATGTTCAGACACCAGTTTGATTCTTTGATGCTGCTTGCCATTATGCTATAATTATGTTATAGTGgtataatttacattttcatgAGAAGTTATGTTCttaagtaaagcatttttttgtaaaattaaaaaaacatgcttGCTGTTGCTGCTTATAATGGGGTAAGTGTGGCATCAgtgcaaaagtgaaaacaaagcattaaaatgaaccaaaaatgcCATTCTTCAGATTGTGCacatatttgaaaacagcatatccatgttCATAGCGagttggatatagcgggttggataatggatggatggatgtatatacagtgcatccggaaagtattcacaacgcattactttttccacattttgttatgttacagccttattccaaaatggattaaattcatttttttcctcagaattctacacacaacaccccataatgacaacgtgaaaaaagttataaaaatataaaaactgagaaatcccatgtccataagtattcacaacctttgctcaatattttgtcgatgcacctttggaagcaattccagcctcaagtctttttgaatatgatgctacaagcttggcacacctatccttggccagtttcgcccattcctctttgcagcacctctcaagctccatcaggttggatgggaagcgtcggtgcacagccattttaagatctctccagagatgttcaatcggattcaagtctgggctctggctgagccactcaaggacattcacagagttgtcctgaagccactgctttgatatcttggctgtgtgcttagggtcgttgtcctgctgaaagatgaaccgtcccCCCTGTCTGAGATCaggagctctctggagcaggttttcatccaggatatctctgtacattgctgcagtcatctttccctttatcctgactagtctcccagttccggccgctgaaaaacatccccacagcatgatgctgccaccaccatgcttcactgtagggatggtattggcctggtgatgagcggtgcctggtttcctccaaacatgatgcctggcattcataccatagagttcaatctttgtctcatcagactagagaattttctttgtcatggtctgagagtccttcaggtgccttttggcaaactgcaggcaggctgccatgtgccttttactaaggagtggcttccgtctggccactctaccatacaggcctgattggtgaattgctgcagagatggttgtccttctggaaggttctcctctctccacagatgacctctggagctctgacagagtgaccatggggttcttggtcacctcctggtggtttcaaacttcttccgcttacggatgatggaggccactgtgctcattgggaccttcaaagcagcagaaatttttctgtaacctgccccagatttgtgcctcgagacaatcctgtctcggaggtctacagacaattcctttgacttcatgcttggtttgtgctctgacatgaactgtcaactgtgggatcttatatagacaggtgtgtgcctttccaaatcatgtccagtcaactgaatttaccacaggtggactccaatgaagctgcagaaacatctcaaggatgatcaggggaaacaggatgcacctgagctcaattttgagcttcatggcaaaggctgtgaatacttatatacatgtgctttctcaatttttttattcttaataaatttgcaaaaatctgaagtaaatttttttcatgttgtcattatggggtattgtatgtagaattctgaggaaaaaatgaatttaatccaatttggaataaggctgtaacataacaaaatgtggaaaaagtgatgcgctgtgaatactttccggatataTATATAAGGcccatatataaatatgtatcacCACCTCTTGCACAACTGTTGACAAACTTGAAACTGAGATGAGAAAAGAGGAGAGATATACAAAGAAATAGCAGAGAGATTTTCTTTTCCAAATGATGTGTCACATAACGTCACTTCATCTACTGAAATTGAAGGGAATTCTCAGTGTTGTCAACAGCTGATTGAGTCATGCCCAGAGGACTTGAACACTAGTTTCTCAGCTGAGTTTCAGCCAGAGGACTTGAACACTAGTTTCTCAGCTGCGTTTCAGCCAGAGGACTTGAACACTAGTTTCTCAGCTGCGTTTCAGCAATTTCATGTGTCAGTTCagtgcaaaaaaaatgtaaaaacaagattcagtcatgttgaactttataaaataattgtagAAGACAATATTGAGTGTGTCTTTCCAAATATAGACATTTGCCTCTGAATATTTTGAACATTAGTGGTCACAAATTGCTCAGCTGAGCATTCATTTTCTCAGTTGAAGTATATTAAAAATCCCAACAGAACAACTATGCAACAAGGCTGGCTGGATGCCTTATCTCTGCCAAATAtagatatttattattttttattatttatattttgaattaggtATATATGGGGGCACCCCaagtgcttagggcctctaaTGGTCTTAATCTGTCCCTATTTGCACTAGTCATAATATTAAGTCATCATTTTACACAGTGATATTTTACTTCagaatgttttaattttctttggtgAAGTTTAAAGcagattttgtttcaacattcaTCATATTACATGTTTTACTGAaggaaatgttcacatttttgtattttagttttgtttataatctgttatctattgttcagtgtccttgagtgtttagaaaggcacctacaaataaataagatttattattacttttttaggAGCCTTTTTTTCACAGAAGCAAAAGGTGCACACAGTGTTTTTCACCAAGAGCTTCACTATCTATGCCTTACAATCAGGATTGCCGACTGAATggcttttgtttaaagaaatgcaGGGCAGTACTCACCGCTTTGTGCATGTGACTGTGTCAATAATAATGGTTTAATCAGTTGAAACTTTAGTATTTAATTTACAGTGTACTGATTACGTACAGGCAGTCTGTGTGTGTCCAAGCCATTTCTACCCTGCACAGCTTTTTATAGATAACCTTACATAAGTTTAAATCAGGTGCCCTGGCTAGGTGTCTGAAGGACTCACTTTTTTGGGGGATCAATGGTTTAAGAAAGTCcaattttgtttaacttttttgttaGTATTGTTCAGTCTTCTGTGTTTGAGTTTCTCTTCTGGATACAGAGGAGTGAGTGtatttgttgtcattattgttttACATATAGCAGTAAGGAGTTTTGATCATTGATAAAGAGCAGAGCAAGTAAGCATGACAAACCAGAAGTCATTTTTGGCAGAGAAGaccaaaaaaaacaactttggagTTTAGTGATCGATTGTTGATGGGCGGAAGAAAATGACAAGTTTCtccattatatttttagaatCCAGAAGAAATGCATGGGAGTGAAGGTGATGAGGAAAATCGCTGCTGGAGTTCAAGGCATAGAAGTCTGAAGCCTGAGCCAATGAGCTCATGGAGACTGCGTTTGGTTGAAAGCACAATTGAAGAAAAATATCCCAAGGGGACACTGgagtttctttttgattttgtgaGCCCTGAATACTATCCACCAAATTCTATTATCTCTCATGTTCTATGTGGAATTCTGTTAGATCCTAATTCAGAAGAGCTGGTTACTGAAGCATACGGTCTCCTCATGAAAATCCAGCAGTGAGTACTGTTAAAGGTTGAAGAAGATTGTATTTTAAGAATGgttttatatttcttgctttcaAACCACTGTCATGCTGATTTAAGATATCTTCTTCCTTTAGGCTTCATCCTGCAGGTCTTTCTACAGTGCAGTGGGACTGGGAGCTTCTGTCTTCAGTAATGATGGATAAGGTATTATAGGAgtctgttactttttatttatgctCCTACTCTTATAGTCAACTGGAGACATTGGATTTGATAAAGTAGCTCTGCAGTTCTCTTGTTCTAAATTTGTGTGATGAGTGAGCTgcatattttgatttaaaataagaaacaaattcACGGTAATAACACAGTTCCATAACTTGCCATGTCAATGTTATAAGCTgaactgttgtttttaattatatacGTATAGCTGTAGCAACTAAAAAGATATAAGCTGTTCAAATGATTCTTCATTTGTCCCATTGCTGCTTTCCTAGTTCACAATAAATTGTGTGGAAAAAGACAATGTAttgctttagattttttttttgcacttggcATAATCATATTTCACTTTTAAGTCGGGCATACACTATGATTTTAGCCCAAGTTTAAGCCAAATTCACAGTCGCTGACTGATTTTCTGAGTCAGATTTTAGCTTTATTGGCTGTGATTCACGTACTGTATGAGTGCGGTTACGATACCTGATTGCATTTTATGATTGGTCTGTCATATAATCAGAAGAAATTCTGCTAGATCAAAATTTTCAGTCAGCTGTCTTATACTGAGCAGTCTCATGAGCCAATTTTTTTTATGTCACCATCAAATTTCCTGGAATTCATTGTGCAGCAACCAcagttgagtgtgtgtgtgcgtggaaacaataataacaacaaaattatAAGCTATCATATAGCAACACACATAATAACTAAATGGCCAATGACAAAAGTATCTTCGGAAACAGTTACTGTAAGAacccaaaataaacacacacaactgTAAATTACATAGGTTATGTCCCTTCAATTCTCTCTCTAAACTAGTCCGACCATACTGTCCACACCTTCTCAAACATCTATGTATCCAGTTACactattttcttttcttggtaaGTTTCAGGGCACAATACAGCAAGGACCAGCCAGTCTTGTTTCTTTCTTGACATTTTGAGAAGCCTGtaatcatactttttttttctgaatgggtAAAGATTTATTATAAAACGTAAATGGGGAAAATCTGTCCTTAAGGGGCATGTACACGTATAGTGGCAGGTCATTCAGACCAAACCTGCTTGTGCAGTTTGAACACATATATGACCATAGACTCTGTCATTTAACATGAGTACTTGCTTGACCACTAAATATCACAGTGTATGCCTAGCCTTAAGTAGCCCTCACAAAGGCctagtaattaaataattcatcCAGTATTCCATATGTTTGTGgtcaatataatatataatctcTGATTCTTCCTACCTGACCATTACCGCTTGATTTACTAGTATCTCAGACACGCCAGTTTAACACAGGATGTCTTAAATGACAGCACCAATACTGGTGTCTTCTAGTTAAATGCTACAAGGTAATTGTATACTTTAATGGCGATCGACTGTAGTTTGGCAATTTGTTATGTTAGGAGATGACACTTTTCATAATGTCCAGTTTTAGCTTTTGTCACCTAGTTTGGCAGAGATGTGCTTCCAGTCACAGAAGAAATTGTATTCCTCAGATTTAATGTACTGTTTATAGACTGAAGCATACAAAATCTTATttccattcttgtgacaatacAGATACATGCCTCCTACAGAGTAATGTATTTCTCAGGCTCTCAGTAAGTAATAAGTAAATTCTTGAGTCTTGGTACCAGACTTCCAAGAAAGGTGTCCTCTTCATAGTGATACGTTTGCCATAACTTTACCCCTTATTTGAAACTAAGATCATTACTCTCCACTCTTCTCAATTCACTTCCAAATATTGTCCTCTATTTCTGTCGTACATTTTCGgtaataattcatgtttttaattttttttttttgttctgcacTCATTTGTGTGTAGGACCATTGCAAAAGGGCCTATTTAGAGCTGGTAATAGGCCTAACCGGCCAGATTGTGGTAGGAAACCACAGTGCCCCGAAAAAATCAACTTACAAGTTCAGATCGGCTTATGTACTTAAATTGCATATGGATAGTGCCGGGGCTGACATTTGAAACCAGGACTCTGGTGGTGTTTTGCAGTGGTCCTAACTACTGAGGCATCCAGCCACATCAGATCAAAcatcaaaatttttaagtgcacAATCCCTTTATTACTTTGGACAGTGTAGCAGAAAACTTTCATCCACTTAATTTTGAACTTTTTTAACACTGGACTACAGTAGCAAACGACACTGCTGACAGGTGATGCAGCAGGTGGATTATACTACACATTAATAATTCTGACAAATGTTCTCTGTTTGAGGTGTACTTGTCAGGTGCAGTGCCAAGGTGGTGTAGTAGTCCTTATGGAATTGTAAATCCTCTTTATCAGGATTAGGATATTTGAAATCTGAACAGGATGCAAGTTTTTGATTTCTTGACTACCTGAAGTAATTTAGGATTTATTTGTGAATTGTAATAAGGTTATATTGATCAACTTCCTAATGCTAAAATGTTCAAATAACCCTTGACAAGTCTAAAAGAGCTTTAAACATATTAGTCTTTTTTCAtcacactgtaaataaaaaacatcaaaatgttttttcGAAAACGTATGAGAAATAAATGCATTGATTGCACCAGTTGTGGGAAAGTATCGTacctaatataataataaactgcattgtTCGTAGCAAGTTTTAGTGTGCAGTTGTTTTGCTTAatcataatttctcttttttgtatgcAGGAATGTCAGCTGTCTCTTGCCACTCAACGTATGTTTCTGCAGTATGTTGTTCAGACTTTGAGTGATGATTTTCAAATGAATGTCATTCTCCAGTCACTTCAGCTTTCAATTGTCAAGTCAACTCTCTCCTGTGATAAGAAGTTTGTGAATGTCAGGTAACATGACCGCTGAGATACTGTGTACTTTTCGCCTTCTAAAAGGCTTCTAACTTGTTTAATTGAACCTGCTGAGGACTTTCTAAGCAGTTCACAAAGTCTATAGAAAATTTTTATTTAACTGCATcatcaaaaaaagttttttcattTCAGGTATTCATAATTTGTTGCTTGTCCTtgctattgttttctttttctgtgatgAGGAAAAATACAATTGATTGTTTCACATTTGTCTATGAAACAGCATTCAATTTTTAGGGGAGATTTTACCTCTCCTTCAAATCAGACTGAAGTCCCTATGGAAGTGAACTAACTGCAAACATAAAGAATTTATGTGCGTGCCAATTATGGTGGGCAGGGTCATGTGGTTGAAACTTTGCTGTCTCTGAATGTGTTGATTTCACGTCTCTACAGGCTTGGACTGGCCGAATCCAACCTGTACAAGACTCCAGGGGATCACGGGGCACACATTCTCCTTTACACCATGGCTTTTTAGAAAAGAATCATCTGTtaactaaaataaatgtgtttggatGCAGGAGGAATCCACAGTGTGAGCAGAAAATTTATAGGAACATGTATATTCCAAATAGACAGTGGTCTGTCTTGAGACTATTCCGTTTCCTTGGGCTCTGAGACAGCTGTACTGATTCATGCATTTTGATCCTTTCCCTGCAGATTTTGTGCACTTGAAGTATTTTCAAGTTAAGGTTTAATCAATAATTATTgtgattgatttttattttaaaagtggataTTCTAATAATCCTAAATGTAGAATTTAATATTAAACCTTTTAactgattatccatccatttgcctaacctgcttatccagggcaggaatGCAGGGCAACTGGAACATATTATAATGTTACTCTTAATGTATAAATCTGCCATTCTAAAAGTATTAATTTTGCTTTGAACTGTTCAGTACAGCTGTTCTTTATCTAATATTGCATCTTAATCAATGTGAACATCATAgagcactttacaaaacaaatgtattaCACAAAGGTAATGTCCAGTGTATTTATACTGAGGCAGTGCACTAAAGATGTGGTATACTTGTGCACCTTAGGTTAtgctttttgtgtgcttttgtagGCAATTATAACTTTTAAGTCAACATTTTATTTGTGCCTGCTCAATGTACAGTAGTTTTTAAAGTAGGATTTTTGAGTTGTGTTTTGTCAAGTGGATTTCTAATTGGCTtcttacttttttaatatattcatacTAGGAATGTGGTGGACTGGTTATTTACTTTTGTGATAAGCTCTACAAGCAGtgaagaaagtaaaaagcaaactgaaaataaaaatgagacatTCAAAAGAAAAGATGCACAAGAAAGGCTGAGGTACGTGACAGTGGATTTGTTTCATTACATcttttgaaacatttaaattaaaagtacTAAAACCAGAAAAAGTGACAGTGCATATGTAATGTCTGAACTTGAAAATAAGCAGAGTAATAGTAAtgaaaaattttattttggtcATCTGAAATGTATAATATTGTTCTTAGAAATAATTGTAACAATTATGTTGTTACATAAAGTaggttttaatttaaatgtcacAAACACTATATATTTAACAAAAGCATGCTTTGTTGAATTTTTGTAAAGTAATTGTGTGGGCTTTCCAGATGACAGTCTTTTCCAGTCATATTTACACCTTCTGTCTtgttattcatttctttttttgtaagtttTGATCCACATTCCTAATGCAGTGTTTAGTTAGAAACAGACTTAAGTTTGTCGGACCAGACCTCCGTAGCCCCAGCACATATCTCCAGCTTCTTCTGGTGAAATCCCAGAGGCTCCCAGAATACCTGACAAatacaatttagtttatttttgtcttgCACTCTTCACTAAGAGTAGGAACAGCACAGTCCCTGGTGATAAGTTCCCaggtaaaatacaaatacaaactttatgAATTACCAAGTACATGATGAGTACACAAAAAGATGCTCATTTGTTTAAATAGAGAGGAAAACACAATAGTTGGaaagattaacataaatggaagaaGCCAAcatgttgaactatggccagttgacaatggagaagaagaaaacaaaaataaaccactGGGGGCTTCACGATCAGTTAGAACAAAGTCAGTCATAGTCACAGTCCTGAAGAATTCAACCAAGGGCAGGAAAGTAGGGTAGTGCCACTAAGTCCCAGTGCAGGATACTGAGAAGCAAAATAGAATGGAGGAGATTTAGTAGCAGTATACAAAAGTAGTGAATCTTCATagctggatttaaaaactgaggcCAAATGGGCATCTCTTATACAAGCAGACAGatactgtaactaaaagctcgaactcctgatgttatttttattaatccttggagtcTTTAGTATGCcatcatcttgagatcttaacacgcgctgtggtttgtaagtaatgataatttcaGATGAGTAAGCAGAATCTTGgctattttaagtttttttatgtAAGAAGGACGAATTTGAAATCCGCTCTAAGCTTAACAtgaagccagtgtaaagatttaacaACTGAAGTTAATGTGTTTGTACTT includes these proteins:
- the simc1 gene encoding SUMO-interacting motif-containing protein 1 isoform X1, with protein sequence MIEIADGSDSDDDDSDVEFVGEFNNPERCSSPLGSCLGTLDSESSSLDIIDLTQNDSGHYQRRRNKTNSFEVTEIIDDDVTPASVIGAGRPWILIEEPEVLIDLTENTTTENQRSSHSVDVVELEDEELCSTHSEDSKHFLSFKDNPWVSGEIFKGSKMLQGDDVFSTSSLSLSSDSDCSFLLPTAYYLNDSRLEFLEQHDKKKETNYNLNALGEDGNSSNLNALGEISSPPENMYAPAYFCNEEIEKHKEGCNQSEKIFSETACSIQLSNEQTQMPKLERYDDSVQCNFNNDSLSDVLTASTNAQLCTEFILNKLLHSSLANIASSECLDEPSTFNQEKFTFGGISPGVSCISALSNAPSTDPLKSNCTHLLESKNRSNTPWPKIQNSSSMKSSCFENMSSSSSSSPLIEQSDSDSGICYVDQKQLQWHRLNTGNPVQHIFPRFTADNENPEEMHGSEGDEENRCWSSRHRSLKPEPMSSWRLRLVESTIEEKYPKGTLEFLFDFVSPEYYPPNSIISHVLCGILLDPNSEELVTEAYGLLMKIQQLHPAGLSTVQWDWELLSSVMMDKECQLSLATQRMFLQYVVQTLSDDFQMNVILQSLQLSIVKSTLSCDKKFVNVRNVVDWLFTFVISSTSSEESKKQTENKNETFKRKDAQERLSMICLLQKMLKLAMEVDRSPTCSSSKLSQELFQSMANIVTSRQQRALFLTSLDSPLLCCKVLELYLNNLCLCKTTQPLSLNLILHFLHHARLPLDSEDNKIEQWDELLFLLQLMIQSYQEVVHENLRRSILDREKHFGEPPVLGNGDILTEREIEADFAAFQRRVSDDLGQPMDAQLEMKCNLLQMLFIGFIQS
- the simc1 gene encoding uncharacterized protein simc1 isoform X2, which gives rise to MIEIADGSDSDDDDSDVEFVGEFNNPERCSSPLGSCLGTLDSESSSLDIIDLTQNDSGHYQRRRNKTNSFEVTEIIDDDVTPASVIGAGRPWILIEEPEVLIDLTENTTTENQRSSHSVDVVELEDEELCSTHSEDSKHFLSFKDNPWVSGEIFKGSKMLQGDDVFSTSSLSLSSDSDCSFLLPTAYYLNDSRLEFLEQHDKKKETNYNLNALGEDGNSSNLNALGEISSPPENMYAPAYFCNEEIEKHKEGCNQSEKIFSETACSIQLSNEQTQMPKLERYDDSVQCNFNNDSLSDVLTASTNAQLCTEFILNKLLHSSLANIASSECLDEPSTFNQEKFTFGGISPGVSCISALSNAPSTDPLKSNCTHLLESKNRSNTPWPKIQNSSSMKSSCFENMSSSSSSSPLIEQSDSDSGICYVDQKQLQWHRLNTGNPVQHIFPRFTADNENPEEMHGSEGDEENRCWSSRHRSLKPEPMSSWRLRLVESTIEEKYPKGTLEFLFDFVSPEYYPPNSIISHVLCGILLDPNSEELVTEAYGLLMKIQQLHPAGLSTVQWDWELLSSVMMDKECQLSLATQRMFLQYVVQTLSDDFQMNVILQSLQLSIVKSTLSCDKKFVNVRNVVDWLFTFVISSTSSEESKKQTENKNETFKRKDAQERLSMICLLQKMLKLAMEVDRSPTCSSSKLSQELFQSMANIVTSRQQRALFLTSLDSPLLCCKVLELYLNNLCLCKTTQPLSLNLILHFLHHARLPLDSEVYDDQNACWIIAQTH